CGATCATCGCCACCACCGATTTCTTCATGCCGATCGTCGACGATCCGTTCGACTTCGGCCGCATCGCCGCCACCAACGCGATCAGCGACGTCTACGCGATGGGCGGCAAGCCGATCCTGGCGCTGGCGCTGGTGGGCATGCCGATCAACGTGCTGTCGACGCAGACCATCGGCCGCGTGCTCGAAGGCGGCGCGTCGGTCTGCCGGGCCGCCGGCATCCCGATCGCGGGTGGCCACACGATCGACTCGGTCGAGGCGATCTACGGCCTGGTCGCGCTCGGCCTGGTGCACCCGAAACACGTCAAGCGCAATGCCGATGCCCGCCCGGGCGACGTGCTGGTGCTCGGCAAGCCGATCGGCGTGGGCGTGATGTCGGCCGCGCTCAAGAAGGAGCAGCTCGGCGCCGAGGGCTACGCGCAGATGATCGCCGTCACCACGAAGCTCAACACCCCGGGCCCCGACCTCGCGGCGCTGCCGGGCGTGCACGCGCTGACCGACGTCACCGGCTTCGGCCTGGCCGGCCATGCGCTCGAACTGGCGCGCGGCGCCGGCTGCCAGGTGCAGATCGACTGGTCGGCGGTGCCGCTGCTCGACGGCGTGCGCGCGCTCGCCGAACAGGGTTTCATCACCGGCGCGTCCGGCCGCAACTGGGCCGGCTACGGCGCCGACATCGCGCTGCCGGCCGACTTTGCCGACGTCGACCGCGCGCTGTTCACCGATCCGCAGACCAGCGGCGGCCTGCTGGTGTCGTGCGATCCGGCGTCGCTGGACGAGGTGCTGGCGGTGTTCCGCGCGCATGGCTTCGAGGCGGCGGCCTGCATCGGCCGGATCGTCGACAGCGCGGCCGGCGAGGCCCGGCTGGTGGTGCGCTGATCCTGCGCACGACACGACGGGCGGTCAGGGCGGGTCGCGTTGCAAGGCGGCCCGTA
This portion of the Leptothrix cholodnii SP-6 genome encodes:
- the selD gene encoding selenide, water dikinase SelD, whose translation is MNAPDQPVEPRLTSLSHGGGCGCKIAPGVLSEILKGTAAMPIPPQLLVGIETADDAAVYQLNDEQAIIATTDFFMPIVDDPFDFGRIAATNAISDVYAMGGKPILALALVGMPINVLSTQTIGRVLEGGASVCRAAGIPIAGGHTIDSVEAIYGLVALGLVHPKHVKRNADARPGDVLVLGKPIGVGVMSAALKKEQLGAEGYAQMIAVTTKLNTPGPDLAALPGVHALTDVTGFGLAGHALELARGAGCQVQIDWSAVPLLDGVRALAEQGFITGASGRNWAGYGADIALPADFADVDRALFTDPQTSGGLLVSCDPASLDEVLAVFRAHGFEAAACIGRIVDSAAGEARLVVR